Proteins found in one Gadus macrocephalus chromosome 23, ASM3116895v1 genomic segment:
- the LOC132452227 gene encoding guanine nucleotide exchange factor VAV3-like yields the protein MSPLAVFLSAVEMEKVFVNISELVNVHKSLLVEIQDSVQHKSAQNLYQVFVTYKERLLIYGQYCSHVETAIAALDSICKDKEDVRMKLEVIWGH from the exons ATGTCTCCCCTTGCGGTGTTCCTGTCTGCAGTGGAGATGGAGAAGGTGTTTGTCAATATTTCG GAACTGGTTAACGTGCACAAAAGTCTTCTGGTGGAGATCCAGGACTCAGTGCAACACAAAAGTGCCCAGAACCTTTACCAAGTCTTCGTCACCTACAAAGAGAG GTTGTTGATCTATGGACAGTACTGTAGCCATGTGGAGACGGCCATCGCTGCCCTGGACAGCATCTGCAAGGACAAGGAGGATGTCCGCATGAAGCTGGAGGTGATTTGGGGTCATTGA